In one Mucilaginibacter sp. PAMB04168 genomic region, the following are encoded:
- the nth gene encoding endonuclease III encodes MLKKERYQLFVEYFSKNQPNPVTELHYSNPYELLVAVILSAQCTDKRINQITPALFQRFPTIEDLAASSSDEIFTYIRSVSYPNNKAKHLAGMAKMLVEQFNSQVPSDLDELQKLPGVGRKTANVIASVVYDAPAIAVDTHVFRVANRLGLTTNAKTPLAVEKQLVEYLPKQTLGFAHHWLILHGRYICVARKPKCEICPLTHFCKYYQSGKAALVFSKTAKVAKVKTVKAAKAVKADVTGDDLSLSSSS; translated from the coding sequence ATGTTAAAAAAAGAACGCTACCAGTTATTTGTTGAGTATTTCTCAAAAAACCAACCTAACCCGGTAACCGAGCTGCATTATTCCAATCCATATGAGCTACTGGTGGCTGTAATACTATCGGCCCAATGCACCGATAAGCGCATCAATCAGATCACGCCTGCCCTGTTCCAACGCTTTCCGACGATTGAAGACCTCGCTGCATCTTCATCAGATGAAATTTTTACTTACATACGCAGTGTAAGCTATCCTAACAATAAAGCCAAGCACCTGGCCGGCATGGCAAAAATGCTGGTAGAGCAATTTAACAGCCAGGTACCCTCAGATTTAGATGAGCTGCAAAAGCTCCCCGGCGTAGGCCGTAAAACGGCTAACGTAATAGCATCTGTGGTGTATGATGCACCGGCCATAGCAGTAGACACCCACGTATTTAGAGTAGCCAACCGCTTAGGTTTAACTACCAACGCAAAAACACCGCTGGCGGTAGAGAAACAATTAGTTGAGTATTTGCCCAAGCAAACACTAGGTTTTGCACACCACTGGCTTATACTGCACGGCCGCTACATTTGTGTGGCCCGTAAACCCAAATGCGAGATATGCCCCCTTACCCATTTTTGTAAGTATTACCAAAGCGGTAAGGCAGCGCTGGTGTTCAGCAAAACGGCTAAGGTAGCAAAGGTAAAAACGGTTAAGGCTGCAAAAGCAGTTAAGGCAGATGTAACAGGTGACGATTTAAGCCTTAGCTCGAGCAGTTAG
- a CDS encoding sigma-70 family RNA polymerase sigma factor, which produces MDFHLKSDQDLIHLYIDGHEGGLVELIRRYQTKIYTSIYLLVKDEYLAEDIFQDTFIKVINTLKAGKYNEEGKFLPWVSRIAHNLVIDHFRREKRTPLVSGGDDFDIFEVLGHYDESTEDRMVREQTHKDLKALIHLLPAEQKEVLIMRHFGDMSFKEIADVTEVSINTALGRMRYALNNLRKMMQTKELSLKN; this is translated from the coding sequence ATGGATTTTCATTTGAAAAGTGATCAGGATTTAATCCATCTGTATATAGACGGCCATGAGGGAGGGCTTGTTGAGCTCATCCGCCGTTATCAAACTAAAATTTACACATCCATTTACTTGCTGGTTAAAGATGAGTACCTGGCCGAGGATATTTTCCAGGATACCTTCATCAAAGTAATTAACACGCTAAAGGCCGGCAAATATAACGAGGAAGGTAAATTTTTACCCTGGGTAAGCCGCATTGCCCATAACTTGGTGATTGACCATTTTCGCCGTGAAAAACGCACGCCTTTAGTAAGCGGTGGCGATGACTTTGACATTTTTGAAGTGTTAGGTCATTATGACGAGAGCACTGAAGACCGCATGGTACGTGAGCAAACCCACAAAGATTTAAAAGCATTAATCCATTTATTACCGGCTGAGCAAAAAGAAGTATTGATTATGCGCCACTTTGGCGACATGAGCTTTAAGGAAATTGCCGACGTAACCGAGGTGAGCATAAACACTGCCCTGGGCCGCATGCGCTATGCCTTAAATAACTTACGCAAGATGATGCAGACCAAAGAGTTGAGTTTGAAGAACTGA